A single region of the Gorilla gorilla gorilla isolate KB3781 chromosome 1, NHGRI_mGorGor1-v2.1_pri, whole genome shotgun sequence genome encodes:
- the CDK18 gene encoding cyclin-dependent kinase 18 isoform X2 produces the protein MIMNKMKNFKRRFSLSVPRTETIEESLAEFTEQFNQLHNRRNEDLQLGPLGREPPQECSTFSPTDSGEEPGQLSPGVQFQRRQNQRRFSMEDVSKRLSLPMDIRLPQEFLQKLQMESPDLPKPLSRMSRRASLSDIGFGKLETYVKLDKLGEGTYATVFKGRSKLTENLVALKEIRLEHEEGAPCTAIREVSLLKNLKHANIVTLHDLIHTDRSLTLVFEYLDSDLKQYLDHCGNLMSMHNVKIFMFQLLRGLAYCHHRKILHRDLKPQNLLINERGELKLADFGLARAKSVPTKTYSNEVVTLWYRPPDVLLGSTEYSTPIDMWGVGCIHYEMATGRPLFPGSTVKEELHLIFRLLGTPTEETWPGVTAFSEFRTYSFPCYLPQPLINHAPRLDTDGIHLLSSLLLYESKSRTSAEAALSHPYFRSLGERVHQLEDTASIFSLKEIQLQKDPGYRGLAFQQPGRGKNRRQSIF, from the exons ATGATCATGAACAAGATGAAGAACTTTAAGCGCCGTTTCTCCCTGTCAGTGCCCCGCACTGAGACCATTGAAGAATCCTTGGCTGAATTCACAGAGCAATTCAACCAGCTTCACAACCGGCGGAATGAGG ACTTGCAGCTCGGTCCTCTTGGCAGAGAACCCCCGCAGGAGTGCAGCACCTTCTCCCCAACAGACAGCGGGGAGGAGCCGGGGCAGCTGTCCCCTGGCGTGCAGTTCCAGCGGCGGCAGAACCAGCGCCGCTTCTCCATGGAG GACGTCAGCAAGAGGCTCTCTCTGCCCATGGATATCCGCCTGCCCCAGGAATTCCTACAGAAGCTACAGATGGAGAGCCCAGATCTGCCCAAGCCGCTCAGCCGCATGTCCCGCCGGGCCTCCCTG TCAGACATTGGCTTTGGGAAACTGGAAACATACGTGAAACTGGACAAACTGGGAGAG GGCACCTATGCCACAGTCTTCAAAGGGCGCAGCAAACTGACGGAGAACCTCGTGGCCCTGAAAGAGATCCGGCTGGAGCACGAGGAGGGAGCGCCCTGCACTGCCATCCGAGAGG TGTCTCTGCTGAAGAACCTGAAGCACGCCAATATTGTGACCCTGCATGACCTCATCCACACAGATCGGTCCCTCACCCTGGTGTTTGAGTACCTG GACAGTGACCTGAAGCAGTATCTGGACCACTGTGGGAACCTCATGAGCATGCACAACGTCAAG atTTTCATGTTCCAGCTGCTCCGGGGCCTCGCCTACTGTCACCACCGCAAGATCCTGCACCGGGACCTGAAGCCCCAGAACCTGCTCATCAACGAGAGGGGGGAGCTGAAGCTGGCCGACTTTG GACTGGCCAGGGCCAAGTCAGTGCCCACAAAGACTTACTCCAATGAGGTGGTGACCCTGTGGTACAGGCCCCCCGATGTGCTGCTGGGATCCACAGAGTACTCCACCCCAATTGATATGTG GGGCGTGGGCTGCATCCACTACGAGATGGCCACAGGGAGGCCCCTCTTCCCGGGCTCCACAGTCAAGGAGGAGCTGCACCTCATCTTTCGCCTCCTCG GGACCCCCACAGAAGAGACGTGGCCCGGCGTGACCGCCTTCTCTGAGTTCCGCACCTACAGCTTCCCCTGCTACCTCCCGCAGCCGCTCATCAACCACGCGCCCAG GTTGGATACGGATGGCATCCACCTCCTGAGCAGCCTGCTGCTG TATGAATCCAAGAGTCGCACGTCAGCAGAGGCTGCCCTGAGTCACCCCTACTTCCGGTCTCTGGGAGAGCGTGTGCACCAGCTTGAAGACA CTGCCTCCATCTTCTCCCTGAAGGAGATCCAGCTCCAGAAGGACCCAGGCTACCGAGGCTTGGCCTTCCAGCAGCCAG GACGAGGGAAGAATAGGCGGCAGAGCATCTTCTGA
- the CDK18 gene encoding cyclin-dependent kinase 18 isoform X1, protein MIMNKMKNFKRRFSLSVPRTETIEESLAEFTEQFNQLHNRRNEDLQLGPLGREPPQECSTFSPTDSGEEPGQLSPGVQFQRRQNQRRFSMEVRASGALPRQVAGCTHKGVHRRAAALQPDFDVSKRLSLPMDIRLPQEFLQKLQMESPDLPKPLSRMSRRASLSDIGFGKLETYVKLDKLGEGTYATVFKGRSKLTENLVALKEIRLEHEEGAPCTAIREVSLLKNLKHANIVTLHDLIHTDRSLTLVFEYLDSDLKQYLDHCGNLMSMHNVKIFMFQLLRGLAYCHHRKILHRDLKPQNLLINERGELKLADFGLARAKSVPTKTYSNEVVTLWYRPPDVLLGSTEYSTPIDMWGVGCIHYEMATGRPLFPGSTVKEELHLIFRLLGTPTEETWPGVTAFSEFRTYSFPCYLPQPLINHAPRLDTDGIHLLSSLLLYESKSRTSAEAALSHPYFRSLGERVHQLEDTASIFSLKEIQLQKDPGYRGLAFQQPGRGKNRRQSIF, encoded by the exons ATGATCATGAACAAGATGAAGAACTTTAAGCGCCGTTTCTCCCTGTCAGTGCCCCGCACTGAGACCATTGAAGAATCCTTGGCTGAATTCACAGAGCAATTCAACCAGCTTCACAACCGGCGGAATGAGG ACTTGCAGCTCGGTCCTCTTGGCAGAGAACCCCCGCAGGAGTGCAGCACCTTCTCCCCAACAGACAGCGGGGAGGAGCCGGGGCAGCTGTCCCCTGGCGTGCAGTTCCAGCGGCGGCAGAACCAGCGCCGCTTCTCCATGGAGGTGAGGGCCTCTGGAGCTCTGCCCCGGCAGGTGGCAGGATGCACGCACAAGGGTGTGCACAGGAGGGCAGCTGCCTTACAGCCAGACTTT GACGTCAGCAAGAGGCTCTCTCTGCCCATGGATATCCGCCTGCCCCAGGAATTCCTACAGAAGCTACAGATGGAGAGCCCAGATCTGCCCAAGCCGCTCAGCCGCATGTCCCGCCGGGCCTCCCTG TCAGACATTGGCTTTGGGAAACTGGAAACATACGTGAAACTGGACAAACTGGGAGAG GGCACCTATGCCACAGTCTTCAAAGGGCGCAGCAAACTGACGGAGAACCTCGTGGCCCTGAAAGAGATCCGGCTGGAGCACGAGGAGGGAGCGCCCTGCACTGCCATCCGAGAGG TGTCTCTGCTGAAGAACCTGAAGCACGCCAATATTGTGACCCTGCATGACCTCATCCACACAGATCGGTCCCTCACCCTGGTGTTTGAGTACCTG GACAGTGACCTGAAGCAGTATCTGGACCACTGTGGGAACCTCATGAGCATGCACAACGTCAAG atTTTCATGTTCCAGCTGCTCCGGGGCCTCGCCTACTGTCACCACCGCAAGATCCTGCACCGGGACCTGAAGCCCCAGAACCTGCTCATCAACGAGAGGGGGGAGCTGAAGCTGGCCGACTTTG GACTGGCCAGGGCCAAGTCAGTGCCCACAAAGACTTACTCCAATGAGGTGGTGACCCTGTGGTACAGGCCCCCCGATGTGCTGCTGGGATCCACAGAGTACTCCACCCCAATTGATATGTG GGGCGTGGGCTGCATCCACTACGAGATGGCCACAGGGAGGCCCCTCTTCCCGGGCTCCACAGTCAAGGAGGAGCTGCACCTCATCTTTCGCCTCCTCG GGACCCCCACAGAAGAGACGTGGCCCGGCGTGACCGCCTTCTCTGAGTTCCGCACCTACAGCTTCCCCTGCTACCTCCCGCAGCCGCTCATCAACCACGCGCCCAG GTTGGATACGGATGGCATCCACCTCCTGAGCAGCCTGCTGCTG TATGAATCCAAGAGTCGCACGTCAGCAGAGGCTGCCCTGAGTCACCCCTACTTCCGGTCTCTGGGAGAGCGTGTGCACCAGCTTGAAGACA CTGCCTCCATCTTCTCCCTGAAGGAGATCCAGCTCCAGAAGGACCCAGGCTACCGAGGCTTGGCCTTCCAGCAGCCAG GACGAGGGAAGAATAGGCGGCAGAGCATCTTCTGA